Proteins co-encoded in one Leptotrichia sp. oral taxon 215 str. W9775 genomic window:
- a CDS encoding phosphoglucomutase has protein sequence MDLKHLVSGTDIRGIVSEVEGKKVTLTEKEVEFIGKAFGNWITKKYGRKSELENRKIKVSVGYDARHTGPKFSKILRDVLKSMEIDVYDCQMSITPSLFMTTIFEDYKADGAIMITASHLPSCYNGLKFFTTEGGLEKTDVVEMLEMGNKKACQCEANLKEALKIEEKKGRSYTKNLAEDYAAYTCEFIRKETGEEKPLENLKIVIDAGNGAAGFFADKVIEELGGNSEGSQFLNPDGDFPNHVPNPEAKEAIESIKKAVLDNNADFGIIFDADGDRSAFIDNTGREINRNNLIALLSDILLKQTPGATIVTDSVTSAGLKKFIENHGGKHHRFKRGYKNVINEAKRLNNEGVYTPLAIETSGHAAFINNYFLDDGAYMAALLLIQLVKSKKEGVNFTDILNEVEEAAEEKEIRFAIKAEDFRSEGNKVLEALGEYAGNVKGWEIETPNYEGVRIICDGNSWFLLRLSLHEPLLCLNIETGEKGKIEEIQGQIYEFLKDFDKVDITPIKK, from the coding sequence ATGGATTTGAAACATTTGGTAAGTGGAACGGATATTAGAGGAATTGTTTCGGAAGTTGAAGGAAAAAAAGTAACTCTGACAGAAAAAGAAGTTGAATTTATAGGAAAAGCATTTGGAAACTGGATTACAAAAAAATACGGAAGAAAATCTGAACTTGAAAACAGAAAAATAAAAGTATCCGTAGGATATGACGCAAGACATACAGGGCCTAAGTTTTCAAAAATTTTGAGGGATGTTCTGAAAAGTATGGAAATAGATGTTTATGACTGCCAGATGTCCATAACGCCTTCACTGTTTATGACTACAATATTTGAAGATTATAAGGCTGACGGAGCTATAATGATAACAGCAAGTCATCTGCCAAGCTGCTACAATGGACTGAAATTTTTCACGACAGAAGGTGGTCTTGAAAAAACTGATGTAGTTGAAATGCTTGAAATGGGAAATAAAAAGGCATGTCAATGTGAAGCTAATCTTAAGGAAGCCCTTAAAATAGAAGAAAAAAAAGGAAGAAGCTATACAAAAAATCTGGCAGAAGATTACGCCGCATATACATGTGAATTTATAAGAAAAGAAACAGGAGAAGAAAAACCGTTAGAAAATCTTAAAATAGTAATTGATGCCGGAAACGGGGCGGCAGGATTTTTTGCTGATAAGGTAATAGAAGAGCTTGGCGGAAATTCAGAAGGAAGTCAGTTTTTAAATCCTGACGGAGATTTCCCAAATCACGTTCCAAATCCTGAAGCTAAGGAAGCAATAGAATCAATAAAAAAAGCAGTTCTGGATAACAATGCAGATTTTGGAATAATATTTGATGCAGACGGAGATAGAAGTGCCTTCATAGATAATACAGGACGTGAAATAAATAGAAACAACCTTATAGCACTGTTAAGTGATATACTTTTAAAACAGACTCCTGGAGCAACTATTGTTACTGATTCTGTAACTTCTGCAGGATTGAAAAAATTTATAGAAAATCATGGTGGAAAACATCATAGATTTAAAAGAGGATATAAAAATGTAATAAATGAAGCTAAAAGACTTAATAATGAAGGAGTTTACACTCCTCTTGCAATAGAAACTTCAGGCCACGCGGCTTTTATAAATAATTATTTCCTTGATGACGGTGCATATATGGCTGCCCTTCTTCTTATACAGCTTGTAAAAAGTAAAAAAGAAGGTGTAAATTTCACTGATATACTAAATGAGGTGGAAGAAGCCGCTGAAGAAAAGGAAATAAGATTTGCAATAAAGGCTGAAGACTTTAGAAGTGAAGGAAATAAAGTGCTGGAAGCTTTAGGTGAATATGCTGGAAATGTAAAAGGCTGGGAAATAGAAACTCCAAATTATGAAGGTGTGAGAATTATCTGTGACGGAAACAGCTGGTTTTTATTGAGACTGTCTTTACATGAACCTCTGCTTTGCCTAAATATAGAAACAGGAGAAAAGGGGAAAATTGAAGAAATACAGGGACAGATTTATGAATTTTTAAAAGACTTTGACAAGGTGGATATTACACCAATAAAAAAATAA